The DNA sequence GGTATGGCCAGAACGACCAGACAACTGGCGTTGGGGAGCTAAACCAGCTCAAAAGACTTTCGTCAATGTAGCAACAGCTATCAGCCAATTTGAACCTGTTACTATGTGTGTAAATCCAAGTCAGTATCAAAATGCTAGAGCCCAGCTACCTAGTCAAGTCCGAGTCATTGAAATAGCCAGCGACGATTCCTGGGGGCGGGATTCAGGCCCCACTTTTGTGGTAAATGATAGAGGTCAAATGCGAGCTAACGACTGGACCTTCAATGCTTGGGGTGGTTTAGTAGATGGACTTTATTTCCCTTGGGATAAGGACGACCAAGTGGCCCAGAAGATTTGTGAAATCGAAGGGGTAGATAGCTATCGGACCGATGATTTTGTTTTAGAAGGTGGATCGATCACAGTTGATAGAGAAGGCACCCTTATCACAACAGAGATGTGCTTGATCAGCCCTGGTCGCAACCCGAGCATGACCAAGGAAGAAATTGAAGCTAAATTAAAGAACCATCTCAACTTGGAAAAGATTATTTGGATTAAGGATGGCATTGATCCTTACGAAACCAATGGGCATATTGATGATGTCGCCTGCTTTATTCGCCCTAGTGAAGTTGCTTGTATCTATACCGAGGATCAGAACCACCCCTTCTACAAGGTCGCTCAGGCGGCCTATGCAACTTTGAGTCATGCAACAGATGCCAAAGGTCGAAAGCTAAAAGTTCACAAACTTTGTGTCACGGAAAAGCCTTGCTATCTTAAGGATGCTGATACCATCGACTTGGTGGAAGGGACTCTTCCTCGTGAAGAAGGGGAAATTTCCATTGCTTCCTATATGAACTTTCTTATTGTTAATGGCGGAATTATCTTGCCTCAGTATGGCGATAACAATGATGACTAAGCCATCCAACAGGTTCAGGCTATGTTCCCAGATTATAAGATAGTTGGTGTTAGAAGTGAAGAAGTTGCTTACGGGGGAGGCAATATTCACTGCATCACTCAACAACAGCCAGCTATTTAAGAAACTGTATTCACAAGTTTAAATTCTTAGCGTCAGCTGGAAAAAGTCTGGAAAAAAAGTATTCCAGCCTTCTATTTTTGCAGTAATAACAGTTTGACGCAGGGGTTGGGAGAAAGACTTGTTGGCACTGCCAAGAAATCTTTCCCCTGCACAGTTCATTAGGTGCTTTAGCACCAATGAACCACTGTTGATTGGAGGTCCTGACCTGAGATGCTGTCTTATTCCAGGCGCCCCCTTAAACAGTCCACTGGACTGTTTAACGACTCCGCAAGTGTTAGCGGCCATCCTAATCAACTGTGCGGAGGTGGGACAACGAAGTCAATTTATATAAAAAATCGACTTCTGTCCCACTTTCAAAACAGACAGTTGCCGTCGTGGTAAAAAGACGATTGGCCCTATTTAAGTCAATCGTCGAGGGGATTTTCAAGACCCTAGGCTTGAAAATGAGCAATGGAACTCCGTTAGGAGGTCGCTTGCATCCTTAGCACATAAGGCTAACTGTCAAAAAAATGTGAATACAAGTTCTAACTCCAGCACATTTTATTAGGGAAAGCTACTTAGGAGGAACGGTATGATACATAAAAAAGCAGTTATAGCCCTTGGTGGCAATGCTATCTTATCCAAGGACGCCTCTGCACTTAGTCAGCAGCAAGCAGTGGCTGACTCTGCTGAATACTTGACTGACTTAATTGAAGAAGGCTATGAGCTTGTTATTACTCACGGTAATGGGCCCCAAGTTGGAAATTTACTTTTGCAGCAGATGGCTGCTGATTCTGAAAATAATCCTGCTATGCCGCTCGATACTTGTGGAGCCATGACTGAAGGAGCTATTGGCTACTGGCTACAGAATGCTTTAGATAATGTTTTGAACCGCAGAGGAGTTAACAAGAAAGTCGCTGCTTTAGTGACTCAAGTTGAGGTTTCTGCAAAAGACCCTGCTTTTACAAAACCCAGCAAACCAATCGGTCCATTCTTAACACATACAGAAGCTCTGAAAGAGGCTAAGCGTAGTAAATCTGTTGTTTTCAAGGAAGATTCTGGCCGGGGATGGCGCAAAGTTGTTCCTTCACCTTTGCCTATTTCCATTAAGGAAAGTCCAATTATTGAAGACCTCCTAAATCTTGGAATAGTTACAATAGCTGCTGGAGGGGGCGGAGTTCCTGTTGTCCGAACTGACACAGGAGATTTACAAGGAATTGAGGCCGTAATCGATAAAGATTTTGCTAGCCAAACCCTAGCTGATCTCATTGATGCTGATTTATTAATAATCTTAACTGGGGTGGATTATGTATATATCAATTTCGGCCAAAGTAATCAAATGCGACTGGAACAAGTGACAACATCTGAATTGATGGACTATATTGATCAAGGACAATTTGCTGCTGGCAGTATGCTACCAAAAGTATCTTCAGCCATTCTTTTTACTGAAAACAATCCTAAACGACAAGCCATTATTACTTCTCTCCAAAACCTTGGCACGGCCATTAAAGAAGGGGTAGGAACTTGGATCGTTAAAGGCTAGATATAAACTTATAATTTGAGATCCATTTCTTAATCGTTAATATTCACTTTGCCGTCTACTTGACGAAGTAGCATTTTTAAGATAGAATAGTCTTCGTTATTGGGCGGTATAGCCAAGTGGTAAGGCACGGCTCTGCAAAAGCTTGATCGTCGGTTCAAATCCGTCTACCGCCTTAAATATCTATGAGGCTGGACAAAAACTCGTCCAGTCTTCTTGTTTTGTAATAAACTTTTAGCACAGTGGTTAGTTTTCCTTTTGCCACAAGGCCAAATCGGAAAACCTAGCCAACTGTGTGTGGGGGAGAACCAAAATTTTCAATTTTTGGATTGATCCCACTCCCATTTTAGTCTTGCTTTTTATCTCTCCATTTTATTAAGATTAAGTTAAATTTTTGTCTTTCTGCAGATTTTTTCTTGCCTTCTATTTGTGCCTCTAGTATAATACAAGTTAAGGAGATATAAATGATTATGAAAAAATTGACCTATCTAACCTTGTTAGTGGCGGTAGCAACAATTTTAGCCGTTATCATCAATCCTAACCGGGTTAAGACTAGCGCTACTGCTATTACAACTAATCAAGCGTCGACGAGTCAGGCAGTGAGTCAACCATCAACAAGCAGCAGTGAGGCTGTCCAGTTGGAGACGACTATTGTCAAGGCTAAACCTGGTCAATATAAGACCAAGGATGGGGCTCAAGTCACAGTCAATGAAAATCAAACCCTTAAAGCCAACTATCAAGATGGTTCAGTATTGACTACATACGCTGATAATACCTATGATTTCAAAACTAGAGATGGGGCCGAAGCGAGAACCTATGCAGATGAGACTTACTTCCTAACAACTGCTAAGGGAATTTCTTTAACCACCTACGAGGATGGCTCCTATCAAGTAAACCTAACAGATGGGACAACCTTGGATCCTTCCAATTCAACAGGGCTTGCCAGCCTGCAAAGTCAATATAACCTCCCCAGAATTGACAATTACAATAAAAAGGTCAAAGATTTGGTGGATGAACTCAACCAACAATAATATTTAAATTCAAAAATGCTCAGCTTTTGGCTGGGCATTTTTTATGATTAAAGTGATAATCTAGACGAGTCGAGTTTAAGTCAGCGGAGCTATATTAGGTCCTGAGCTCTACCAAAAGAAACCAGCTAAATCAAAACTCTTTCTTGACAATTAAAAGTACGGACGGCCTGCATACGCAGCGGAGTCATTAGAAAAAATTGTTTGCTTGGATATAAAGAAAGAACCTGACCAAACGGTCAGGCACTCTCCGGAGATTATGAAAAAGAAAAGTTTATTTAGGATTAACTATAGTATAACTGGGATCACTTAAAGTGACCTTAATAACTGTTGCTGAAGAAAAATTTTACCAAATAAGGATCCGTTCCTCTGGAGCTCGCCACATGCCATCACCTTCTTTGACCTCAAAGGTACTAAAGAAATCATCAAAGTTAGCCACTTGGACATTGGTACGGAGCTTACCTGGGGCATGAACATCAATGGAAATCAGAAGTTGTAGGTACTCTTCTCTTGCCTTCATCCGCCAGATGGTGGCAAAGTTGATGAAATAACCCTTGGCTGAAAAATCTGCATCCTTTTTAGCTGCTTCTAGGGCGCAGGCCAGACCTCCTAAGTCAGCCACGTTCTCTGAGACAGTTAACTTCCCATTAATCTTGCCGCCAGCAAAGTCAATCCCGTCAAACTGCGCAACTACCTTATCTGTGCGCTTCTGGAAGGCTGCATAGTCTTCCTCAGTCCACCAGTTCTTGAGACTGCCGTTTTCGTCAAATGAAGCCCCATTGGTATCAAAAGCGTGGGAGATTTCGTGAGCGATGACAGCTCCGATACCACCGTAGTTAGCCGATGAGTTTTGCTCCAGTGAATAAAATGGCGCTTGCAAAATAGCTGCCGGGAAGACAATTTGATTCTGCTGCGGATCGTAGTAAGCATTGACCATGTGGGCAGGCATGTGCCACTCACTGCGGTCTACCGGCTGGTTCCACTTACTCCAAGCATGGGCAATAGAAATTTGAGCCAGCTTTTGAGCATTTTCTACTAGTGACAAGCTTTCGTCAATAATCTTTTTCTCGTAGGTTTCTGGTAATTTTTCAGGGTAGCCAATGTGTGGCGTAATAGCATTGAGCTTGGTGATAGCCTTATCAATCGTAGCCTTTTGGAGCCAATCATTCTTAGATAAACGTTCTTTGTAAACTTCAATCATGGTCGCGACTTTAGTTTCTACGTCTGCTTTGGCTTCAGGGGAGAATTTTTCACCCGCATACCAGAGCCCGATAGCTTGATTGTAAGGTGTTTGAGCCAAATAGTAGGCTGCTTTTTTCTTGTCCATGGCTTGCGGAGTTCCTGAAAGAGCACGTCCAAAGGCTCCTGACATCACACGAATCTCATCGGTTAGGTAGGAATTGTAAGAACAGGCTGCAGAGCGAACCAAGACAGCCTTAAGAGCCGGCCAGTTAGCTTGACTGTAATAATCTTTTGCAAAATCAATCCAAAAGCGTTCTTCAGGCACAATGACCTTGTCTGGAACTTGGCCCAAGATATCCATAAAGATAGTATCCAGAGGCAATTCGGGAACCAGCTTGGTGAAATCAGTCCAGCTGTATGGGTGGTAAAGCTTAGCATACTCTGAAGATTCCTCGTTAGAGAGGATGTACTTGGCCAACTTGGCATCTAGTTCCAAAATCTTGTCCAGCATGTCAGCGATTTCTTGTTTTGAGAAACCAAACTTAGGCAGGAGGTCTTCTTGACACTTACGCCAGAGGGCTAGGAGCTCCTTGCCCTTATCATTACCTTCCGCATAGTAAGTAGTATCCGGCAAGATAGTTTTTGGCGCTTCTGCCCAGAGAACATTAGTTCTGGCGTCCAGAAAATCAGGTGAGACACTGAATGGCAAAAGATTTGGCTTGCCCAACATTTCTAATTTGCCAGCGTCTTGGGCGAATTCCGAAAAAGAATTATAAGCTTGATACTCTTCAATCAAAGGCAAAACAGGAGCCACACCTAGAGCCTCGCGTTGATCATAGTCGGCTACTAATTTGTGGAACTTAACAAAGTTGGTTAGAATCTGGTCGCTAGGTAAATTTTTACCCGCTAACCACTCATCTGTGGTCGCCAACATCAAGGCTTCAATCTCATCGGATAGATCAGAAAAACCGCCAGTACGGGGCTTATCATCGGGAATCACAGCCGTCTTTTCCCATTCACCATTGACCGCTTCAAAAAAATCATCTTGTAAACGTACCATAATAATACTCAACCTTTCGTCTATCTAGTGGAAGTGGGGGCAATATTCATTATCTAGTCTACCGACTGACTTCCACTTTAAATTTTCTATAGAAACAACAGAACAGGTTTATTGTAACAAAAAAGCAGCCATTTAGACTACTTTTAACATATTCTCAATGTACTTTTTGTCCAACGACATAAGTTAAGGTGCTTGCTTGAGGGGCTGAGAACGTCCGATAAGAGATGACGCCAAGTCCCATGGCATTGGACTCAGAAATAAGGATAGAGCCATCGGATTTGACCTCTTCGACAATAGCCACATGGCCATAGTTAGGATCGGCTCCGGCTTGTCCTGGTGCAAAGGAAACGGCATAGCCAACTTTTGGCGTATGTGTGGTTTCGTAACCAGCCTTATGCTGCCAGTCTCCACCATTTCCCATATAAGAATCATAACTATAACCCAGTTCTGTAGCGCGGTTATATACATACCAAGTGCATTGCCCCCAAGGGTAAGAAGCCGCAAGGTAGCTGTCTGTATGCATTGGATGTGAAATCTGATAGCCTGCCGGTACTATTTGTGTACTGGTCCCACCGAGGTGCTTGAGTTCCTCTGGAATAGGCGGTGTCCCGCCATGCTGGTCAATCCAAGTATCCACCTCCTGCATGATTTGTGCCCGGCGCTTGCCAGTACCCGAGGTGTCCGTAAAGTAAACACCACCGTCAATGACAGCATTAAGCTGACCCATAGCATTCTTTTTTGCCTTATCATCCTGAATCTTGAAAGTCCAGTTTTTATTTTGAATGATGGTCTCAGCTGTCATTTTGGTAATGGCCTTATCATCAGAAAAGTTAGCTGCATTATCAGGGTTCGTATCAAAAGCACCATAGCCAAACATATTAGAGCCTTGAATGGTGGCAACACCTGCAGTTCCAAGAGAACTTTCAGCCATAGCAATAGCGATAATCGCCCGAACATCCAAACCACTATCCTTTTGCCATTGCAACAAGAGTTTCCCATTAATCCGATTATGATCGTAAGCGACTCCCAGAGAGTTCAAATAGCCATCCAACTGCTCAGCCGTAATCCCGTAACGATGGGCGAGGAGGTTGGATGTGTAGGCAGAGTCACCAGACCAGTGCTCAACATAGGCGGTATAACTTGGCGGTGTTGTCGGAATATTATCAACAGGTCCAGACCAATCAGCTTGATGGGTTTGTGTCGGGCCACTCACTGAGCTTGACGGGAGCTTGAAGTCTACTTGAAGAGAATTTAAGACAACTTGCCTTTTACTTTCAGCTGAACTTTTATCTATGTTAGTTTTAGGCTCTTCCTTAGCGGGTGTATCGTTTTCCTTCGAACTTGAAGGACCAGTCTTTGTCCCCTCTTCACTAGACGATGATGCAGAACTTTCAGTTTTAGACTGATCATCAGATTCATCTGAGCTAGGTTCAGTCGCCGAACTGCTTTGAGAGCTTTGCGGACTCGAAGCAGCTTGAGACTGCCCCTGGTCAGTGCCTGTCTCTTGGCTAGAACTAGCTTCAGAACTTGATGAGGACTGCTCCTCTTTGGCATCTAAATCATCAGGGATACCGTTTTTATTGGCATCCTCTTCGTCATCTGGGACACCGTTATGGTTCTTGTCTTCCTCATGGTCGGGAATGCCGTTATGATCATTATCCTCTTGAGCTTTGGAAGACTCTTGGGGCTGTTGCGAAGCGGTTTCGCTGGATGGCAAAAGACTATCATTCGTTTGTGCTAGAACTAAACTTGGTGCTAGATAAGGCCCCGAAAGGGTCACCAGCATGGCTAAAGATAGCCATTTAGGGAGTTTCATAAGTGATTATCACTTTCCTTTCTTTGTAGAATACTAAAGGCGTCAAGAAAAAATAAGAGAGTAAGGCCATGTCTTTGAAGATAAGAGCGGTAATCTTTTTCTTGAAGCTTTTAGTAGAGTAGATGCTCTGCTCTTGTAATAAAATACTAAGTCTGTGAAAAGGACTACGCTTTTAAAAAGTGGCTCTTATCACTGGTATATAAACAATTTTATGCCATTGGGTAGCTCTTTGTCAATCGATTGAGCTCAAAATTGCTATATTTCTGGCTCTTTTAAAACAAAGGTTCATCCATATAGAAACTTGGAGCGCAGGCGGACTGTTTTATATCTGAAAGCTTTGATTAACTGCTTTATCTGGCTGCTATCCGCCCATCCAAAAATTAATATCTGACAATTTTAATTTCTTGATTATCTTCTGTAATCAGGATATGATCGCCTTTTGTAATTTCTTGATAAATCAAAAGT is a window from the Streptococcus criceti HS-6 genome containing:
- a CDS encoding M13 family metallopeptidase produces the protein MVRLQDDFFEAVNGEWEKTAVIPDDKPRTGGFSDLSDEIEALMLATTDEWLAGKNLPSDQILTNFVKFHKLVADYDQREALGVAPVLPLIEEYQAYNSFSEFAQDAGKLEMLGKPNLLPFSVSPDFLDARTNVLWAEAPKTILPDTTYYAEGNDKGKELLALWRKCQEDLLPKFGFSKQEIADMLDKILELDAKLAKYILSNEESSEYAKLYHPYSWTDFTKLVPELPLDTIFMDILGQVPDKVIVPEERFWIDFAKDYYSQANWPALKAVLVRSAACSYNSYLTDEIRVMSGAFGRALSGTPQAMDKKKAAYYLAQTPYNQAIGLWYAGEKFSPEAKADVETKVATMIEVYKERLSKNDWLQKATIDKAITKLNAITPHIGYPEKLPETYEKKIIDESLSLVENAQKLAQISIAHAWSKWNQPVDRSEWHMPAHMVNAYYDPQQNQIVFPAAILQAPFYSLEQNSSANYGGIGAVIAHEISHAFDTNGASFDENGSLKNWWTEEDYAAFQKRTDKVVAQFDGIDFAGGKINGKLTVSENVADLGGLACALEAAKKDADFSAKGYFINFATIWRMKAREEYLQLLISIDVHAPGKLRTNVQVANFDDFFSTFEVKEGDGMWRAPEERILIW
- a CDS encoding CHAP domain-containing protein, whose amino-acid sequence is MKLPKWLSLAMLVTLSGPYLAPSLVLAQTNDSLLPSSETASQQPQESSKAQEDNDHNGIPDHEEDKNHNGVPDDEEDANKNGIPDDLDAKEEQSSSSSEASSSQETGTDQGQSQAASSPQSSQSSSATEPSSDESDDQSKTESSASSSSEEGTKTGPSSSKENDTPAKEEPKTNIDKSSAESKRQVVLNSLQVDFKLPSSSVSGPTQTHQADWSGPVDNIPTTPPSYTAYVEHWSGDSAYTSNLLAHRYGITAEQLDGYLNSLGVAYDHNRINGKLLLQWQKDSGLDVRAIIAIAMAESSLGTAGVATIQGSNMFGYGAFDTNPDNAANFSDDKAITKMTAETIIQNKNWTFKIQDDKAKKNAMGQLNAVIDGGVYFTDTSGTGKRRAQIMQEVDTWIDQHGGTPPIPEELKHLGGTSTQIVPAGYQISHPMHTDSYLAASYPWGQCTWYVYNRATELGYSYDSYMGNGGDWQHKAGYETTHTPKVGYAVSFAPGQAGADPNYGHVAIVEEVKSDGSILISESNAMGLGVISYRTFSAPQASTLTYVVGQKVH
- the arcC gene encoding carbamate kinase, yielding MIHKKAVIALGGNAILSKDASALSQQQAVADSAEYLTDLIEEGYELVITHGNGPQVGNLLLQQMAADSENNPAMPLDTCGAMTEGAIGYWLQNALDNVLNRRGVNKKVAALVTQVEVSAKDPAFTKPSKPIGPFLTHTEALKEAKRSKSVVFKEDSGRGWRKVVPSPLPISIKESPIIEDLLNLGIVTIAAGGGGVPVVRTDTGDLQGIEAVIDKDFASQTLADLIDADLLIILTGVDYVYINFGQSNQMRLEQVTTSELMDYIDQGQFAAGSMLPKVSSAILFTENNPKRQAIITSLQNLGTAIKEGVGTWIVKG